The DNA sequence CCGATGAATGCATCCAATTTCACGGCGGCTACGGCTACATGAAAGAGAGCATGGCGGGCCGCGCTTTCGTCGATTCCCGGCTGATCAGCATCGGCGGCGGATCGGATGAGACCATGCTGTTCTACATGGCCAAGCAGCTGGGGTTCTAGCCACCACGCCGCATGCCAGGCCGTGTGGACGGACGGGCTATCCGGCGATGCACCTAGAGCACTCGCATGAACGCCACCAGATCGTTCTTGGCCGTCGGGTCGAGCTTCAACTCCAGCACCAGGTTGAAGAACTCGACGGTATCCTCGAGCGTCAGGAGCCGGCCATCATGAAGATAGGGTGGCGAATCCTTGATCCCTCGCAGCGGGAAGGTCTTGATGCGCACCAGGGGGGCGTCGGCGTCTTCGCCCGCCCAGAGTTCGAGCTTGCCCTCGGCCTTGAACGCCCGCAGCAGCATGGCCTTCGCCGGGTAGGCCACGGCCTTGTCGACGAAGAGGTGCTGAACCGCATCGCTTCGGGCCGCACGGGCCGCCTTCACCCGAGCGGCGCCGTTCTGCCGCTCGGCAAACGTCTCCGCCCCCGCCGGCACGACGCAGCACAGGATCCACAGAACCGCGAGGCTCATTCGCATCGGGGTCGATGATAGGGCAATGCGCGGGCGGGCATGGCATCCGAACGGGCAAGCTCCATCACGAGGCGCTATGGCTTCCCGTACTCGAAGCGATTCCTGATCCGAAAGGACCCCCATGAGCCTCATCGACCTCGTCCGCTCTGAAGCGAAGATCCTGGAAATCTCCCAGCACCTTGATTCGCTCTCCCACGAAGAGCGGCTTCGTGAAGTCCGGAGCCTCTCGGGCGCCGACCAGAACCGGCTCTTCCAGGCTGCCGCCTCCTCGCCGCCTCTCGATTTCGCTTTCTTCGTGCCGGACGGCACGCCGCCGCTCACCCAGGTGATCCACCACGGCAAGAACAGCCAGCCCGCCTTTCGGAACTTCGAGAAACGCTGGTGCAAGCCCGCCGACCGGGACGATGTCTGCTACGGCTACAACGAGACGGTCGTTCGACCCTTGATCGGTCCGGGCTATTTCGTCGCCCGCGAAACCGACGACGGCGGGCGCGACCCGCGCGGCGCGATCGTCGTGGACTACTTCATGACACCGCCCGAGGACGGCAAGGCACCCGGCTGGCCTCCCGTGAAGCCCAACTCCAGCGGTCTTCAGCGTTTCGTCTACCACCAGACGCGCGACTACATGCGGCGCGTCTCGGCCCACGTGTCGATCGGCGAGGCCCATCGTCTCGAAAAGCGCGTCATGGGTTGGTTCATCCTTTGCCGCGAGGACTAGGTCGCAATGATCCCGCGCATCGACATCTCCGCCCTTCTCGAGGAGGGGTTCGAGGCGCCGCGTAGCCACTCCGTGCTCGAACAGATCCGCACGGCCGGAGCCGACCTCGGTTTCATGACCGTCTGTGGCCATGGCGTACCACCGGATCTCATGATCGAGATGGACGCGGCCGCGCGTGCCTTCTTCGCCCTGGGCATCGAGACCAAGACATCCGTCTCGCCGCGACCGTGGAATAGGGAAACCACGAACGTCTACCGCGGCTACTTCCCAAGTTCGACCGCCGGAAAAGAGGGCTTCGACATCGGAGAGCCCGCCCTGGCTACCGGCGACCCGCAGATGGACGCTCTCCTCGATGGGCCTTACAGCGAGGTGAACCGGTTTCCGACCGTACTCGGTAGGGGCTGGCGTGCGACCGTCGAGCGATACTTCGACGCCCTTTCCTCCCTTGGCGGCGTCCTCGTGGGAGCGATGGTGGCCGCGCTCGGCGGCGATCCGAATCGCATCGCCGAAGCCTTCCATCGACCGCGAAGCCT is a window from the bacterium genome containing:
- a CDS encoding isopenicillin N synthase family oxygenase, whose protein sequence is MIPRIDISALLEEGFEAPRSHSVLEQIRTAGADLGFMTVCGHGVPPDLMIEMDAAARAFFALGIETKTSVSPRPWNRETTNVYRGYFPSSTAGKEGFDIGEPALATGDPQMDALLDGPYSEVNRFPTVLGRGWRATVERYFDALSSLGGVLVGAMVAALGGDPNRIAEAFHRPRSLSTLRLNFYPPRGQHEAPIEVSREDGVALACETYVDSGLLTILYQDAQAGLQVRDRKRVWHDVPFDPDVFVVNTGLAFERITDRAFIATRHRVLLSPAERLSIPFFFEPVREFVLAPGSLGLTGDLEDDAEPYGRFLRELLTKFAEYDR